TTTATGGTTTTACCGCACAGACCATGGCTGTGTAAACCACACGTGAGGTCTGTTGTTTGACTGTTGTATTTGAGTTTCACAGTCAGTTGTTCTGTTTGCCttatttgttctctctctttgcacactctctttccttctcactATGCAGTTCATTGGGTGTAATTTAAAGTTGGGGTGAATAACCGGTTTTTCAAGttagattgaggcttttttCCCACAGAGGTTGTACAAGGCCATTTAGTTTCAAAGGCTCTCTTTTATACAATTTGATATGAGTGTAGTTAGTTCACAGCTGCCTATCAACCGTTCTGATAAAATAGCTTTTGTTTGTGACAACAGGGTGTTGCTTTTCTGGGTCACCACCCTCATTATCAGTATGACTGAAAGTCCAAGTGCTCCACACATATGtagcattgtttttttttgtccacaATGGACCTATGTGTTTGTGAAGACCTGTACCTGGTGGTCTTCAGTTAGCAGGTGTGGCGAGGCTCACAGAGGATTTGCTCTGCGGTAATCAAGACTTTGCAGTAACAAAGCCtcaactcctccttctcctggagCCAGTTTGAGGAATCTGTCATGTGCGTGTGACGTGTGCTAGTCATCGCTTGCTCTCCTATACTCGTCTGCGATTGTACGCCCCGATTTGTAGCCCTCAAACGGTTACCAGCCTTCCTCCTGTCTCATCTCCAGTGTCTAAGTTTGTCTGCTTGCCCGTAAATTGGTGTGGCCACGTGTCCAGGATATCCTTGCAGGTTATTTTAGATACGCTTGAGTTTGTACCAAGCCAGGTAAACAGGGAGTCCACCAAATTGTGGTTTAAAACAAGAGAAGCCACCTTCTgttttcttctccttttctcttttttactTTGTTTTGTTGTCTGTAGCAACTGATAttaaggaggaggagatcaaAGTTCCCAAGAAGCTCTTTCTGGGTATGTACAGTACTTGCTCTGTCTGCCACAAAGCATCAGTTGTAGCTCatctgccttcctccctctcacctccctctctgtttctaacCGCATGGCATgacactccctcccctcattgATGACTAACTGGACGATAAATGTGCCAATATCCTGCACTTACCGGACATGTTGCCATCTCCTTCGCATGTCACTGATTGTGTATCCATTTGTGATTCATGAATGCCCCCACATTAAGACAAATTATGTACTAGAGTCTTTAGTTTACTTTGCATGTCATGTGTTTTGAAGTAgtatgcttaaaaaaaaaaatcttaatccAACTATTATAAGTGTATGGCATGTCTGTTGCAGTGATTTTGCATGTATTTAGTGTGAGGGTAGTTTGTTTTGGTAACTTACTAATGGTAATTCTACTTTGCAATGTGGATGGAAAAGTAATGACATGGTTTGAATCAACTTATTGCTCTATGTTATGACAATGAATGTTCAGGTTCAATTTGCTTGCTCAATTTGCTTGCTCGCACTCTAAAGATGTGCTGCCAAGGTAAAATAGTGACATTACTTAAGTTAAACCAGCATGCTGAATTTACTGATAAATATTTAAAAACAATATCTGGGAATGTGAATGATAATGGTGCCTACAAGGTGCTTTCTAACAGATTAACATTTCTGCAATCTCTGGTCCCCTTTGCCTTGCCTTAACATGTTCCTCACTGTGAGAAGGGTTAAAGGTTTAACTTAAGGGTTATAATACCATCCATTGTAAGAATGGGAACCAATCCCATCCATGTGTAACCATGGAGTTAGTGTGAATCTCAAGTATAACCTTTTGTTCAGATTAGGTTCAGATTTCCCTTGGCTATCATGGACATAGATATGTAAATGGATACTAGTCTTTTTAACATGCCAGAAAATCGTTGTAATCCTCTTTGTGAACAATAGATGGCACTGAGAAACTATTTTTGGTATGAAATACACGGTAGTAAACACTGGCCACACATTTAACATGCACTGACGTTGTCAACCTTTATATGAATATGATGGCATTGTACATCTATAATGTAATGCAGTTCAGTTACGCAGAAACTGCAAGGATTTTGATGAATCAAGGGGATATGGAATTGATCCTGTCATCGAGATTGCATTTTAAAAGTTTGGTTCCCCCACAGTTTCAGCAAAAATGATCAATGCCAGCAGACATATGGTCCTTGAAGGAGGTAACAGCAGTGATGCTGATCTGTAGCTGTAAGAAATGAAAGGGTGCTGCCTCTAATGGAGGTCCCATAGTGCAGGCTTTGGCTGGCAAGGGCTCTGGCTGGATCCTGGCCTTgtttctctctgggtctctggtCATCGATCAGAGAGCTCGACCAAGCCTCATTAGAATTGACAGCACACCGTGTTCCTTAATTGCAGCTTTGGGAGTCTGTGCATGCCATTGATTTGCAAGAGGAAAATATGAGGGCAGGTCAGAAAGGGCATGTAGTAATCCGCTCTCAATGGAGAGAgtaaaggaaggagggatgaaaggagggagtgagaggaaggaTATATCCAGGTGGTAGAGAAGAAGTGGATTCGATGTTTCAAAAGGCGCACATTCTCACTGTCCATGACCATGGTTCCGGTGCAGGTTCAGTACCAGAATAGAATTCCAAATACTTCGATCTGTATTCAGCCTGTCGGTTCCTTTCCTCGTTGAGTGTTCTCGGCTTGTTCTGTGACGCACAGAAACGGCTGTTATCCTCTCCATGACACCAATTCTCAGTGCCATTATCACGGCAGGCTCTTACATCCAACTCAATTACAGCTGCCGTAATTGTTCCAGAAAAACAACTCAAATGCACAGGTGCATTCAAACGCACAAACAAAGAAGACAGTATTTTTCTGCCATCAGACTGGTGCGTTTGACCCGAGGTTCGATATACTGTGAACCCTGTTTAGACTTCAGAACGCAATTATGCCTCCATTCCCTGTCATTTTGCCCTCCGTGTTGGAAAGTAGTCTTACACGGTGGCGGTTTTAATGGCTGGCGCTAAGAGCATCCTAATCGGGTGTATAAGGGAGTTTAAAGGCTGAAGTGGATGTCTCAAAAGGGATTAGACAGATTTAAAGATCAGACCGTTAAAGTGAGAAATTCATCCGATTATTCAGGTGTAGGTAACGGTGTTAGAAGGGTGGCCCAGCTTGCTGAAATGGCCGATGTCCTGTCATAATccctgtgtgtgaggttgtacCGTTGTGTTGTTCCAATAGCcatttgtactgtgtgtgttttctgacaGGTGACACTGACGCATATCTTCATCCTCAGTTGGAAGTTCTCTTAAGTCCCATTGTTTGGCTattagagagacagggatataTGGGACATATATGCATACAAAGAGGCATGCAGTTTCATGCAGTAACATCTTAATATAAATTGTACAGATGGGAAACTATTCCTTCCGAAGTACAAGGAATTATTTCATCCAGGCGTCTTCTAGCCAAAGCCCTCGTTTCTCCTGCCATGCATATGGACTGTGAATTGACAGCTAGCAATTACACCCCAGTTTTGACAGACAGCCCTGCAACAGGCCGTTTGGCTGAGAACGGCAAAGCCACAGGAAGCTGCTCGTGGCTCCTCCTGCCCACACGTGTGTCGCCGCTCAGCGTGGCCGCGGAGCGCGAGCACAGAGCACAGGGCACCGATGAGCACCGCAGGGAGTCTGTTGGCAGCGGTGCCAGCTCGCTCCCACACACTGGCCCTGTGGCTGCAACTGAAGCGGGGGtagaggaggacgagagcccccccccccccccccccccccccccccggagtaACTGAGTGGCAGGGAGTTGGACGGGCACGGTGGGGTATAGCACGAAGGTACGACAATAAACACCTCGTGGCAGACCCCGTTCAGAGCCACCATCAGGCACTTTTTACCTCAGGTCTGTTCACTACTGTCGTGTTTTTAAGAAACTGTATTCAAGCAGGACTAAAATACTTTTTCCCCTTTGCGCTTACTTGGATGCAGATCATTATTTGAGAACAAAACCGAGTAGCCGGATAAAGGGTTTCCCTCCAGCCAGGAAACCTGGAAAGGTCAGCATGGTGCCAGCCACGAAGCTGTGACATGTAGCCTAGCGGTCACTGTTGACTGAAAGCTAAGCTGGGCGTTCCAGATGGGTTTGCTGTGACCTTAACCCTCGCATCCCCTCAGGGTCTGGATGTTATCAGTGAGGACCAGGTGGACagcccaccaccaccaaacccaccctgcctccatcctgctgtgagcgtggaggggtgggggtggatgcACCGGAGGAGCCACAGGCTATGGAGGCAGTGTTTTCTGCGGGTGGATGCTCTGCTTGTAGGTGACACGCATCAATGAGGATAGGCTGTGTTAAAAAAAAGGATAGGATAGGCTGTGTTAGACTTCCATTGTCGGTCACAAGGCAGTTTTTTATGATCATAGATACAACTCTGAGGCAGGACTtacgcctgtctgtgtgtgcacgctcgTCAGAAATGTCATGCAAATGTCAAATCCATTGTCCATCAATATTTCGAATGAATTACGTTCAAAATCCAAATGTCATACGTGTTAACGTTGTTTTGGGTCCCGTGTGCGGTGTCGTGCGTAGCGAGACCGTGTGAGGAGCAACGTGGGCGTCTCCATCGTTTACAAAGTTGACCATGACTCCAACGATAAACTGGAAGAGTTTTTGCAGACTGCTCCCTGTCATCACTATAAATATGAATTGTCATGAGGGAAAGTTAGTCTGCTAACTAAGTGGTGGTTCTATCCTCGGAAAACCCGTCATGCAGTGTTATCACATCATAAGTAATGCAGTGGCCTCCTTAGAGAGCTGTGTTTTGGATCGGCCCTCCAGATATGCAGGAACGTATTTCAACAAGAGGAAATGTAGTGTGTCTTCTTGGATCAGATCAATGCAGCACTGTGTTGTAGCATCTCCTCATCTCAACAGGGGTTCCTTTTACTTGGTTGATTGTTGTCAAAGAGATAACAAAATGGGActcattttctctcctctcaatGATATATTCAACCTTTGTGCAGTGGGGCTGACACTAATGTGGCAGTGAGGGCAAAACAATTTGACTGTGTGATGCCATTAGCTTTACAATATCCCTGATGCTCTCACAATGGCTACACTCCCATTAAACGATTAACTTCTAACCTAAAAGAATATTCTAGTGTGCAGCTCACTTGCGTGGTGAGTCAGTTTAGctattaatttttttaaagtgccCATTTGAAGGGCTTACTGCAAAACAGACCAGacaaggagtaaacatttgggttCTCAGTGAGACAGTTGAAATCATTCATCGTGTTTCCAGTGAGCCCTGTGCTAGTGTTAACATCCCAAAAACTGTCAACAGGAAGGACGTTTCAGCCAACTACCTCTCAAAAGATTCTGGGATATGTCCTGAGTTAACATTATGCCGTTGCCGAGCACTAGACTGCTGAATTGGTCTGTGAACCACTTCAGGCAGCTCATCTACTATTGGCACTCGCCGCTATGGCGCGCTGTCTCACAAAAGTTCAGCGGTGACTCTTCAAATCCACGCAACACGGCGATGGAACAAAAACAGAAAGGTAACACTCAACTTGAGCAGTTTCAATTTAtatttggctgtgtgtgtgtgtgtgtgtactagactTTGACTGGAGCCACTTTTGGTCGTGGAGCCGGTTCGTGGACTACCTGCAGTGCGTGCTGGCCTTCACCCTGCTGGCGGCCTACATCACCTACCTCTTCCTGGACTCCTCGGTGTTTGTGGAGACGCTGGGCTTCCTGGCCGTGTTCACGGAGGCCATGCTGGGCACGCCGCAGCTCTACTGCAACTACCAGAACAAGTCTACCCAGGGGATGAGGTActggagccacacacacacacactcatgtagtacacccacacatactgaCCCACACAGCCACGGAAGCGACACGAGGCGTGCCGCTTTTGGCGTAGAGCAGCCCCAGATGAAGAGCCCAACATCTGTGCCAGCTCCGTTCCCCACTTCCCGTCATGCGGTGACCCAACAGCACCCTCTCCGTGTCTGCGagcttcccttctccctctctcgcgtCGAGCGTGCTAGCGTCCGCGTCGGCGTTCCCAGCTAGCGGCCAGGCGTGTCGAGGTCCGCGGTCCCCGCTCTCTTCATGCTGACCCCCCGGAGGAGTAATGGCCAGGGGCTGTCAGAGCCCCGTCTGCAGGAGAGGGGGCCGGCAACCCGCCTCTGACAGCTCGTTAAAGCAGGAAGTGATGAGAAGCAGCCCGCCATATCATTAACGTTGACACGTGCTTATTAACCGTTTCTAGGTTTGTCTTGCACACAGGTGCTTTTGATCCCCGGGGCTTTCAGAAGCAATTTTTTATGCTAACGTGTGACACATAACGACATGTCGTAGCAAGTTTCTTTGACGATCGATATGGTAATGAGGGCGATGTGTCTTTACATTTTGGGTACTTTATCATTTTGCCCATACTAGTGATGTGCTGTGACAATTCAAAGACCGTTATAATGAGTTCAAATGGATTTATTAATGAGCAAAGGGTGTAATGGCCTTCAATGCTACCTTTCATGGCCCCAGAGCACTTTAACTCTGCAGTAGCCTGATCACTAGCTGTTCTCCTGCTGTGGTGCGTTGGTGTGGGTGCATTTTCACAAGAACAAACAGAACAGAGGTTGTCTAAGTTTGTCCACCTCCCACCAGTGTGTCGAGGTGCGCCTGTGGTTGTCTTATTTGCTGCACTTTGTTGAGGCTCTGTCACGATAGCCCTGTAACAGGGCCTCCTGTCCTGCAAAGACATCCAGGCAGGAGAGGGTCCATGCTGGGCGTGTCTCTACTCATCACTGGCCAGACCAGCACCTCTCCGTGCATGCCATCGgcatgtcttcctgtctgttcctcctcacttcctgtctgtaacacctcccttcctgtctgtaacacctcccttcctgtctgttCCTCCTCACTTTCTGTCTGTAGCACCTCCCATCCTGTCTGTAacacctctcttcctgtctgttcctccacccttcctgtctgttcctcctcccttcctgtctgttcctcctcacttcctgtctgtaacacctctcttcctgtctgtaacacctcccttcctgtctgttCCTCTATCCTTGACTCCTTGCATGTCTCCTTCCCTATCTCACTGTGAGCCGTTTTGCTCTGCAGGAAATCTATTTTATTCCCGTCCTTGACGATAATGTTTTGTGTGACCAGTGGGTTTTTAAGAGGGGTCGTTAGTCATGGTGACAGTGGgcgctcctctcctttctctgcttgtgtgtgtggggcccaCCCTGCTCTCTGCCTACCTGCTGGCACAGCAGTTCAGGAAGCATAAGCATAGAACGCCATCTTTAAACTCTAAAGCTTGCTGCCTGaaacgatgtgtgtgtgcgcgggtgtGTAGCAGGGTGGCATAAAGCTAAACTGACAGGACCAGCAGAGCATAGTGCCTTTTGGTGTTCCTTTCGAACAAGGGACCAATCCCAGCCCGCCCTTGTTGTTTCATAACTAGCGCCGCTACCGGGGGTGGAAAAGTTTTGGGATCCGAGCTCTTCCAATTatgcctgctcccccccccccccctcccccccccctcctccacccctctcccctgctttgACTTAGATAACAGTttaagcgtgtgcgtgtgtctcttgGAGCGTGGTGTGCTTGCATATTCAGGCACGCAAACAGccatccatctcttcccctgGCTCCGTCTGTCGGGTCTGCTGCGTGTTTTTCAAATCCTTCTGCATGGCTCCTGTTTGCACCTAAAGCAACCATTGTGTTGTGACAGCAAAGCACTCCAGACCCTTCATGGTGATCTTTTCCCTGtcagtgcatgcatgcatgcgtgtgtgtgtgtgtgcagcattgAGGATGATTGTTTTGGTTGTATGAGCGTGCCTACCCAGCTGTTGGGTTAGATCAGTGGTGGTGGGAGCCTGAGGTGCTGGCTACCTGCCCCCGCAGTACAGCTAACGGAACACTCTCTGAGAGATGAACCACGCAGACCTCCGATGGTGCCTTTCATAAGGCTCCTGCCTCCCTACAGACCTGACAACACTGCCaggtctctcctacacacacacactgggagatATGCCCAGCGTGAAGGGCCATATCTACAGCTGACTATGATAGAGGCTGTCCACCCTGCGGTCTCTCTCCCACTGAGCTTTTAAAGCTTTGATTACCTGGCCAACCCTTCAAGCTCTACCCTGACCAGCCGGACTGGAGATAGGACTGGCATAGGTGTGGAGAAGGCAGGTAGGGGGGGgagaagattgtgtgtgtgtgtgtgtgtgtgtgtgtgtgtgtgtgtgtggggggggggggggggggggggcataggtGTGGAAAGGCAGGTAGGGGGGGAGAAGATTgtgtgggagagaaaggaaagggtATGAGGATGggtaaaaaagagagagatgtcaaGTGAGAAATGGAAAAGGAGAAAAGCAGGGAGTGTGAGTAGATACCTTAAGGGGTTCCATAAGAACGGCTCTTCCTAACGAAAGGTCTGAGGTGACGGTGGGGTCGTGAAATAATAatgcaccccaccccaccacgcCTCTAACAGGCGCTGAGCTAGCAGTCAGGCGATAACAGGCTTTGCCTTGGCTCAGAGGCCAGACCTTACCCAGCAATCAGCAAGGTTGCCTGGGAGAAGGAAGCTCCTTAATGCCTTTCAAAACCTCCTTTTAAACCAGCCTCTAAGTGGCTTTCTGGAAATGGACTCTGCTCACTTCCAGGCTTTCTGCGTGTCCTTGTACACCGGGCAGACGTGTGTCTGCGTAATTTCAAAGGCAGAAGAATGGGAACCCAGTGGTCAATCCACATCCCGTCCCAATAGAATATTCATTGACTGTTTATTGGATTTTTCAGTAGCATGATGAATATGGCTTTGGGAGATTTGCTTAGAGCACAAAGCACTTAATCCaccgcattcacacacacacacacacacacacacccatacacacacacaaaaattaaGGTATGTCAAGAGAAAAATGCCATGTTTGAATAATTCATTTATCATTCTGAACAAACGAACACAAAGGGACAACCATTTTACCCAAGCTGTGTCTGGCAACTAGATTAGATTGGCCCTCGTCTCACTCGCCCTCACTCTTTTGCTTATACCCTCTAAATTTGTGCATTTAAATTCAGATTAGCGCTTCGCCTGAAAGGTAATGAAAGCCCCTGTGTCGTTTCTGCTGACGCACCACAGGACAGCACTCTGGGCCATGACCACACAGGGAAACTGGATTGAGAACACCACATTTTGTAGGGAAATGGCTCAGCTTTCAGAGTGCTTTAGTGTTACAGTAGGCGCTTGTAAATTGATGGCTGTGTGTACATCCATGTGAGTTTGGTTTGTTAGTCCCTCGGTTTTGTCAACATAAAACCTGTGGAGGAAAACCACGACCCGTATATCCCAGCTGACCTTCCTACAGCCGTGCTTTAAATCAAATATCATGTGATTTgtttagccctttttacaagcaatgtcacagagggctcatAGACCAGCATCTTAACCCTCCCATAACCATAACCAGTGTTCTCACTGTCCATTTCCTTACCCTTCATTCTTCTCTTCAATTCttttccctcttttttccttctcccccctcctctctcctctcccccctccagtaTTAAGATGGTGCTTATGTGGACCAGCGGAGACACCTTTAAGACGGTCTACTTCCTGCTTACCCAGGCTCCTGTGCAGTTCTGGACCTGTGGCCTGCTGCAGGTGGCCGTGGACATAGCCATCCTGTTCCAGGTCTACTACTACAGCCGCTACCCCCAGAAACCTGCCTCCCACACTGTGTCACACACCACCAGCGCCAAAGCTCTCTGAGGAGATTGTACACACaaccatcactcacacacacacagtcaacatcaCCGATGCCAAGGTTGTCCACACACATTCTCAATCTGAACATAATTCATCTGGCATGAGTACACACAGGTGTTTGTGTTCGATTGCCTAAAGAAACAA
Above is a window of Osmerus mordax isolate fOsmMor3 chromosome 18, fOsmMor3.pri, whole genome shotgun sequence DNA encoding:
- the LOC136962150 gene encoding solute carrier family 66 member 2 isoform X1, translated to MEDEVTDQIMYVLNQLVLWVAAGAMVFGGVVPYIPQYRDIRRTQNAEGFSTYVCLVLLVANILRILFRFGRYFETPLLWQSIIMIATMLIMLNLCTNVRMATELNTKRRSFTATDIKEEEIKVPKKLFLDFDWSHFWSWSRFVDYLQCVLAFTLLAAYITYLFLDSSVFVETLGFLAVFTEAMLGTPQLYCNYQNKSTQGMSIKMVLMWTSGDTFKTVYFLLTQAPVQFWTCGLLQVAVDIAILFQVYYYSRYPQKPASHTVSHTTSAKAL
- the LOC136962150 gene encoding solute carrier family 66 member 2 isoform X2 translates to MEDEVTDQIMYVLNQLVLWVAAGAMVFGGVVPYIPQYRDIRRTQNAEGFSTYVCLVLLVANILRILFRFGRYFETPLLWQSIIMIATMLIMLNLCTNVRMATELNTKRRSFTDFDWSHFWSWSRFVDYLQCVLAFTLLAAYITYLFLDSSVFVETLGFLAVFTEAMLGTPQLYCNYQNKSTQGMSIKMVLMWTSGDTFKTVYFLLTQAPVQFWTCGLLQVAVDIAILFQVYYYSRYPQKPASHTVSHTTSAKAL